In the genome of Arctopsyche grandis isolate Sample6627 chromosome 13, ASM5162203v2, whole genome shotgun sequence, the window GCAAACGAAGCAGTGAAAAAAATCACCGATACTTACAGAGATATTCTGAAACTAAACAAGTGTCATCGGTGGTTATGCAATTTAAAATTGGGAATAGGGACATCAAGGAGATcacatgaaaaaaaaagctcaaaaattaGATGATGATATCTTGTCGTCAATGGTGGAATCAGATCTTCGTCAAACTATCGAGGAATTATCGTTGAAGATTGGCTGTTCGTGGTCTTTAGTTCAGGTTCATCTTCGTCGTATAGGAAAATTGCATAGGCAAGGAATTTGGGAATCtatttttgattacttttcggttCCCCTAATAGAAAATTGCgcatataaaaaagaaaaaaatgagttTGTTGGAAAATATATAATCTTTCTGCCTGTTTTTAGAATGTCTAACTTTTTTATGTCAAATTTGTAAACATTTATGTAATCATATTACAGACAAAGAAATATTGTATTCGAAAGCAGGATCAGAAGGAATGTATGTATACGACTTGGAAACAGGAGAGTCTAGCATTTTCTTCACAAAAGCATTGTTTGTAAGTATGATAAAATCTAGcttaataataaaagtagttgaaatgaattaaattcacgtttttatataaattttttcaagGATCAATTGAATACGACCAACGTTGAATTATCACCCGATAGAAAGTTCCTGCTCGCTAGATCAGATCCCCTCACAGTGTGTATTGTTTTAGATTGGGTTtgagataaatatataatatgcacaaataattaaatggatTCGTTTCAGGGATTTCGTTATTCATCATCGGCTCGATATGCACTTCACGAAATTGCCACTAAGTAAGTCGCATACGATAAggataataaattatgttaatAGTACAAAACAGGCGTAGATCGCACGGTGAATTGTGTTATATATGCAATTCAAATTTCACTAACGAATTCACATACTAGTTGTCAAGTTACGAGGTCAATTGTGTTggctttaaaaatcaaaatgaattttttattatgacATTACAATACAATGAACTGTTTTTTTCGAGTGTTTTGCGGTACTAATGGAAATCGTTTAACGTTTCAGTGTGACGACTCAAATCGCTGATCATCAACGATTGCAATTGTGCGATTTCGGCGGAGAAGGTCATTCTGTTGGATACGTTCTGGATAACGACGTGTATTACTTGGAAGACATTACCCTTGGAGCGTCTGCCTTGAGATTGACTGATGATGGTATTCCAGGAGTTGTATATAATGGAGTTGCCGATTGGGTGTACGAaggttgtacatatttacatagatttaaATTCATTGTCATGTAATATTGCTTTGATCAAACTAACACACGTTCAATTGTAGAGGAAGTACTCAGTTCTGGATCTGCTATGTGGTTCTCGCCGAAAGGTTCTCGAATGGCTGTAGCTTCTTTCAACGATACTGAAGTAGACGTTGCAGTTTACATGTACTACGGAATACCAGGATCAATCGAAAATCAATATCCCAATTTGGAGCTGCTCAGATATCCAAAGGTATAAATTACCAAATGATTatgttgcatatatgtatgtaagtgtgaaTCATTTTTAAATCTTGCTTCGTTTAGGTCGGAAGGAAAAATCCAGACGTTTCTCTGAAAGTGACGAACTTATCCGGAGATGTGAAATGGGTCAAGATAGAAGCGCCAATTGAAGAAGTGACCGAAGAACATATTTTAGGTACTGTGACTTGGGCTTCTGAAGACGAGGTGGCTGTGCTTTGGTTGAATCGTCGCCAGAACAAAACCGTGCTGGTGATCTGCAATGCTGAAAGTGGCAATTGCAAAAAAGAAGTCATCAGAGAAGAGCCGAACGGTTGGATCGAAGTCACCACTCCTGAATTCCAAGGAGACGAATTCCTCGATATCATCACTACGCCTCAAGGTGCCGAGAATGGCGACGAGTGGTACCATGTGGTCAAGTATACTAGAAACCTGGGGACTCCAAAAGCCGTATCTGACGGAAATCGTACTGTTGTGACGATTTCGCATTGGAATTCGCAACAGGATAAGATGTTAgaatgttaatattattaatttgatgATGTTTTGTTGCAAATTAAGCATTTTGCTTGTGgatttgtagatattatatgAGCACACTCTCAGACGGACCTTGGCAAAGGCATTTGTGGCTCGGTGGAAATCAATCTAAGTGTGTCACATGCGATGTAACATTACCTGATGGGGAAAAGTGCAGGATTGCAGGTGCAACGTTTAGTCCTGGCGGTAGTTATTATGCATTGTCTTGCCAAGGCAAAGGACCAGCAGTGGTTACGATCAACAGTGCCAAGGTGgtttattgtttattgtttttgatttaAACCAAGATTTTTTCTGTAAAGTTTAATTTTCCCACACAGGATGATTCTGTAGTGATGACGTGGCAGGACAATTCAGTCCTTCGTGAATTGCTCAACGAATATTATCTACCGCAACAGAAGAACTTGTTGGTTACGGTGCCAGGAGGATTCAAAGGAGCTGTGAAAATGTTAATACCACCTGAAGTAGATTTAACAAATCCGACTGGATCATATCCAATGGTTGTCAATATCTACACCGGACCTAACTCTGTAAGAGTTGCTGATGGATTCGGCTTGGGTTAGATACTTTGATTCGACAGAAGGTATTGAAAGGATTGAgtagaatattaatattattctatattattttaggaTATCAAACATACATGTCGACAAATAGGAGCATAATATACTGCTATGTAGAAGGTCGTGGTTCAGGATTCAAAGGCAAGAATACCTTATTCAGTATCAACAATAGGTTGGGAACGTATGAAGTTGAGGATGTTATCAATATTACaaggtatataatatacattcagTGATggcactttagtatgcggtctaccttcacatatctactttattatgcgatctaccttcacatttttactttaatatgcggtctcactatCGCAGTTCTTgcgtgtgacagtgagactgaataataccaacCTTAGcagcctaatcttaaatgaatagggccaaccctaacctaacctgacccttaaataaataggcgttgcctgctaagatatgttttttttgaaaatattaatgaaataaaactaaaaaaaaaaacacatcttagcagccaacacctacttatttaagggtcaggttaggttaagttaagttagggtggccctattcatttaagattaggttgttagggtcgggattttcttcgctgctgacgatattgtgatagaaatgcttcaacAACATTATGGGTAAAAACAAAAACTACAATAAACAGGTCGTTGTTacgatacaaatacaaaaaaatagtcgattgcgattcaaaggtagatcgcatgttAAGGTAGagcgcatactaaagtagcacccatTCAGTGTTGTGTATTTATGttgatgatattttttaaatgtggattttatttttatagagcGTTGACTTCGATGTATCCTTGGATCGATAAGACCAGAGTTGGATTGTGGGGTTGGAGTTATGGTGGATATGCTACTGCTATGGCGTTGACAAGAGATACGTCTGACGTGTTTGCATGCGGAGTTTCTGTCGCTCCCGTGACATCTTGGCTTTATTACGGTTAGCTTGAGGCATTGCGATGCTGGTTAAAGTGCtttgatgaaatattaaatgaaacttTCGTTCTTAGATTCCATTTACACCGAGAGATTTATGGGTCTGCCGACGGAAGAAGATAACGCTGCTGGATATGACGAGGCAGATGTGACGAAGAGGGCTAAATTGTTGCGGGGGAAGCACTTTTTGCTCTTGCACGGAAACGCCGACGACAATGTACATTATCAGAATGCTATGGCACTTTCGAGGGTGTTGCAAGAGGCAGACATTCCGTTTGAGCAAATGGTTAGTTCAGAGTGTCGTCAATAGATATTTTAGAATAAGTTGTTTTGTTTAAAAACCTTTTGAAAAGAGCTAAGgtcctataaaaaaaattcggttgtgaccaacccatgactttatccgTGTATTTAAGGttgcaaaaaaaatttgacaattCAAAATACATTCACGCAAGTGCcagccttacacccgatggcgaCCTCGggaaattttttctaaacacccttagaaagaactttcgcctttggcgctctaatctaaaattttgaatggcttttggcgctctaattttaaattttaaagtgcctttggcgcatcgtacggcaccctaacttatttggcgccctcgggcaccgcccgacccccccccccccaaaaccGGCACTGTATACACGTTCCGGcaatgagagcattttcgatacaaattcagcgAAAATGTCGGGAAACTtaaacaagacaaaagttctacttccggttgtcagattttgttcaattttttaaaattattttattataattgtacataaattttattgtacattaaccctttggctgctacgaggtttttcaatgtccaagcgaaaaatgctaacatttgtaattattttgaaaaaaaataaatataatatttttttttacatacttacttcgccgaacactcgtaatttttataatactttatatacatttttaagaagcagtcgtggactcgtgctctctctttctgtcttgcttttacatgcgtgcgtgcgaaagagatacctacatatatacactaaataagttttgacgattgttttccgaggctttattcttttcaataatctatttttagatatcgatgtatccttacaacatgcgatatattcgaaacaggtagcggtctctctctctttctttcttggttttaattgtgtacgtgtgagcaagacacacaaggatgcgaagtttctaataatcaaataatttttcaacatgtatcataaacattttgtatgcatttcagttgcatttgattgattgcatgaattcgtgacgtctcgtgacctatataattgaaagcggatttctattgttttttgccatttattttaactctgcaaaatgatatcggacagtgaaagtgatgaaagcgaaataatagctcctcgccgaggaactcgacaaatcagcagctctactgattctgaaaatgaatttatcgataataatcaattcccaagtaataactccttatatgacattgacaacg includes:
- the LOC143920835 gene encoding venom dipeptidyl peptidase 4, whose translation is MANMKFAALCTLLFVILQIDGKTIAKNGKDKKYFSLEELMPPTSRLSQRMFNGTWISDKEILYSKAGSEGMYVYDLETGESSIFFTKALFDQLNTTNVELSPDRKFLLARSDPLTGFRYSSSARYALHEIATNVTTQIADHQRLQLCDFGGEGHSVGYVLDNDVYYLEDITLGASALRLTDDGIPGVVYNGVADWVYEEEVLSSGSAMWFSPKGSRMAVASFNDTEVDVAVYMYYGIPGSIENQYPNLELLRYPKVGRKNPDVSLKVTNLSGDVKWVKIEAPIEEVTEEHILGTVTWASEDEVAVLWLNRRQNKTVLVICNAESGNCKKEVIREEPNGWIEVTTPEFQGDEFLDIITTPQGAENGDEWYHVVKYTRNLGTPKAVSDGNRTVVTISHWNSQQDKIYYMSTLSDGPWQRHLWLGGNQSKCVTCDVTLPDGEKCRIAGATFSPGGSYYALSCQGKGPAVVTINSAKDDSVVMTWQDNSVLRELLNEYYLPQQKNLLVTVPGGFKGAVKMLIPPEVDLTNPTGSYPMVVNIYTGPNSVRVADGFGLGYQTYMSTNRSIIYCYVEGRGSGFKGKNTLFSINNRLGTYEVEDVINITRALTSMYPWIDKTRVGLWGWSYGGYATAMALTRDTSDVFACGVSVAPVTSWLYYDSIYTERFMGLPTEEDNAAGYDEADVTKRAKLLRGKHFLLLHGNADDNVHYQNAMALSRVLQEADIPFEQMSYPDEAHGLSGVTRHVYHTIDDYWTRCFTSFNKSQSVAG